In a genomic window of Rhodovulum sp. P5:
- a CDS encoding CoA pyrophosphatase codes for MTTAEAIEALRSALSQPGGETSDHDLNPDFILPEGRVLRPAAVLVPVLPSPAGAQVVLTKRSSRLQHHPGQIAFPGGKVDDSDTGPIDAALREAEEEIGLPRDLVEVLGTLPSHETVTGFTITPVLAHIRARFDPRPEAGEVDEVFEVPFAHLMTPAHFVVQSRIWRGQRRFYYTVPYGPYYIWGATARILRSLAGRVAP; via the coding sequence ATGACGACGGCTGAGGCGATCGAGGCACTCCGATCCGCCCTCAGCCAGCCGGGGGGTGAGACCTCCGACCACGATCTGAACCCCGATTTCATCCTGCCGGAGGGGCGCGTTCTGCGCCCCGCGGCCGTTCTGGTGCCGGTGCTGCCGTCCCCGGCCGGGGCGCAGGTGGTGCTGACCAAGCGGTCCTCCCGCCTGCAACACCATCCCGGTCAGATCGCCTTTCCCGGCGGCAAGGTGGATGACAGCGACACAGGCCCCATCGATGCCGCCCTGCGCGAAGCGGAGGAAGAGATCGGCCTGCCCCGCGATCTGGTCGAGGTTCTGGGTACGCTGCCATCCCATGAAACGGTGACCGGGTTCACGATCACGCCGGTTCTGGCCCATATCCGCGCCCGGTTCGACCCCCGCCCCGAGGCGGGCGAGGTCGACGAGGTGTTCGAGGTGCCCTTTGCGCATCTGATGACGCCCGCGCATTTCGTGGTGCAGTCCCGCATCTGGCGGGGTCAGCGGCGGTTCTATTACACCGTGCCCTATGGGCCCTATTACATCTGGGGGGCGACGGCGCGAATCCTGCGGTCGCTGGCGGGCCGGGTGGCACCGTGA
- a CDS encoding Hpt domain-containing protein, translated as MIDWARIDELRSEVGEDAFGEVLDLFLEEVDEVIARLPQTTDPETLAGELHFVRGSALNLGLRDFCGLCRDIEDRLAGGQPVELGPLVTCYAESKDCLLDRIQTGRNVA; from the coding sequence ATGATCGATTGGGCACGCATAGACGAACTGCGTAGCGAAGTCGGCGAGGACGCCTTCGGCGAAGTCCTCGACCTGTTCCTTGAAGAGGTGGACGAGGTCATCGCCCGCCTTCCGCAAACGACGGATCCCGAGACCCTGGCGGGGGAACTGCATTTCGTGCGGGGGTCGGCGCTGAATCTGGGGCTTCGCGACTTCTGCGGCTTGTGCCGGGATATCGAGGACCGGCTGGCCGGTGGCCAGCCCGTGGAACTCGGCCCGCTCGTGACCTGCTATGCGGAGTCGAAAGACTGCCTGCTCGACCGGATCCAGACCGGGCGCAACGTCGCCTAG
- the ilvA gene encoding threonine ammonia-lyase IlvA encodes MSDFADKARAAERAMRAVFPPTPLQRNAHLSDRYQADIWLKREDLSPVRSYKLRGAFNAMRKVLSATPDRTTFVAASAGNHAQGVAYCCRHFGVQGVIFMPVTTPQQKVDKTRIFGGDNIDIRLTGDYFDDTLASAQGYCQGVGGHFLSPFDDEDVIEGQATLAVELQSVLYHTPDMIILPVGGGGLAAGVVSFLRDETPDIAFRFVEPAGGASLSAAVAAGEPVTLPKVDSFVDGAAVARIGSRTFARLKGIAADDVLRAPEDRICTTMLEMLNVEGIVLEPAGAMSVDVLPVLASEIRGKSVVCVTSGGNFDFERLPEVKERAQRYSGVKKYFILRLPQRPGALRDFLDLLGPEDDIARFEYLKKSARNFGSVLIGIETGHASNFTALFSRMDARGFVYRDITDDATLAEFLI; translated from the coding sequence ATGAGCGATTTTGCCGACAAAGCCCGCGCTGCCGAACGCGCCATGCGCGCGGTGTTCCCGCCCACGCCCCTGCAGCGCAACGCACATCTGTCCGACCGGTATCAGGCCGATATCTGGCTGAAGCGGGAAGATCTGTCGCCCGTACGATCCTACAAGTTGCGGGGTGCCTTCAATGCCATGCGCAAGGTCTTGTCGGCGACACCGGACCGGACGACCTTTGTTGCGGCCAGTGCGGGAAACCATGCGCAGGGCGTGGCCTATTGCTGCCGCCATTTCGGGGTGCAGGGGGTGATCTTCATGCCGGTCACGACCCCGCAACAGAAGGTCGACAAGACCCGCATCTTCGGCGGCGACAATATCGATATTCGTCTGACAGGCGACTATTTCGACGACACGCTGGCCTCGGCCCAGGGGTACTGCCAGGGCGTGGGGGGCCATTTCCTGTCCCCCTTCGACGATGAGGACGTGATCGAGGGGCAGGCGACGCTGGCGGTGGAACTTCAGTCGGTCCTTTATCACACGCCGGACATGATCATCCTTCCGGTGGGCGGGGGCGGTCTGGCCGCGGGCGTCGTCTCGTTCCTTCGGGATGAGACACCCGATATCGCCTTCCGGTTCGTGGAGCCTGCCGGCGGCGCGTCCCTGTCGGCCGCCGTGGCCGCGGGCGAACCGGTGACGCTGCCGAAGGTGGACAGTTTCGTCGATGGTGCGGCGGTTGCCCGGATCGGCAGCCGCACCTTCGCGCGCCTGAAGGGCATCGCCGCCGATGATGTCCTGCGTGCGCCAGAAGATCGGATCTGCACCACGATGCTGGAGATGCTGAATGTCGAGGGCATCGTTTTGGAACCGGCAGGCGCCATGTCCGTCGACGTGCTGCCCGTTCTGGCAAGCGAGATCCGGGGCAAGTCCGTTGTCTGCGTGACCTCTGGCGGCAATTTCGACTTCGAGCGACTGCCCGAGGTCAAGGAACGCGCCCAGCGCTATTCCGGGGTGAAGAAGTATTTCATCCTGCGTCTGCCGCAGCGTCCGGGGGCCTTGCGCGATTTCCTCGACCTGTTGGGGCCGGAGGATGACATTGCGCGCTTCGAATATCTCAAGAAATCGGCCCGGAACTTCGGTTCCGTCCTGATCGGGATCGAAACCGGCCATGCCAGCAACTTCACGGCGCTGTTTTCGCGGATGGATGCACGGGGTTTCGTCTATCGCGACATCACCGACGACGCGACACTGGCAGAGTTCCTGATCTAG
- a CDS encoding CCA tRNA nucleotidyltransferase produces MRVSGEWFFADHTQAVCAVLTDAGHRALFVGGCVRNALLGAPVTDIDIATDARPERVMELAEGAGLKAIPTGFDHGTVTIVAGHLPHEVTTFRRDVETFGRHAVVAFADTAEEDAHRRDFTMNALYATPDGRVVDPLNGLPDLRARRVRFIDDAGARIREDYLRILRFFRFHAWYGDPDAGIDAEGLAACSANSAGIETLSKERVGAEIKKLLSAPDPSQSVAAMAQSGVLARTLHGAEARLLPVLVHLEGAHGVAPNPIRRLSILGGEDHADRLRLSKAEARKLDRLRQAMAMDAAPAALGYRFGVEDARDAVLLTAAALGAPPPSGFMADIETGAAAAFPLSARDLMPGLSGPALGDRLKALEARWIASGFTLTREDLLD; encoded by the coding sequence ATCCGGGTTTCGGGCGAGTGGTTCTTTGCCGACCATACGCAGGCGGTCTGCGCCGTCTTGACGGATGCGGGCCATCGGGCCCTGTTCGTCGGCGGCTGCGTGCGCAATGCCCTGCTAGGGGCGCCGGTCACCGATATCGACATCGCCACCGATGCCCGCCCCGAACGGGTGATGGAATTGGCCGAGGGCGCGGGGCTGAAGGCCATTCCCACCGGGTTCGACCACGGCACCGTGACGATCGTGGCCGGGCATCTGCCCCATGAGGTGACAACCTTTCGCCGAGATGTCGAAACCTTCGGCCGCCACGCGGTCGTCGCCTTTGCCGACACGGCGGAGGAGGACGCCCACCGCCGCGATTTCACGATGAACGCGCTTTACGCCACGCCGGATGGCAGGGTGGTCGATCCGCTGAACGGCCTGCCGGATCTCAGGGCGCGGCGGGTAAGGTTCATTGACGATGCCGGTGCCCGTATTCGGGAGGACTATCTGCGCATCCTTCGGTTCTTCCGGTTTCATGCGTGGTATGGCGACCCCGATGCCGGGATCGATGCCGAGGGCTTGGCCGCCTGTTCTGCGAATTCGGCGGGAATAGAGACGCTTTCAAAGGAAAGGGTGGGGGCGGAGATCAAGAAACTCCTGTCCGCGCCCGATCCGTCGCAAAGCGTCGCGGCGATGGCCCAAAGCGGTGTGCTGGCCCGCACTTTGCACGGGGCGGAGGCGCGGCTCTTGCCCGTTCTGGTGCATCTGGAAGGGGCGCATGGTGTCGCGCCCAACCCGATCCGGCGGCTGTCGATTCTGGGGGGCGAGGATCACGCCGACCGTCTGCGGCTGAGCAAGGCGGAGGCGCGCAAGCTTGACCGGTTGCGCCAGGCGATGGCGATGGATGCCGCCCCCGCGGCCCTGGGGTACCGGTTCGGTGTCGAGGACGCCCGCGATGCCGTTCTGTTGACGGCGGCTGCCTTGGGCGCCCCTCCGCCGTCCGGGTTCATGGCGGATATCGAAACGGGGGCTGCTGCCGCCTTTCCGCTGTCGGCGCGGGACCTGATGCCTGGGCTGTCGGGCCCGGCGCTGGGCGACCGGCTGAAGGCGCTTGAGGCGCGCTGGATCGCCTCCGGCTTCACGCTCACGCGCGAGGATCTGCTTGACTAG
- a CDS encoding Hsp33 family molecular chaperone HslO, producing MSLGSQIAWDDTVLPFQLDRSDIRGRVARLDGVLDQVLSQHNYPPQIEALVAEAALLTALIGQTIKLRWKLSLQIRGDGPARLIATDYFAPAEDGAPAWIRAYASFDEDRLDPEAKPFDLIGKGYFAVLIDQGRDMVPYQGITPIAGGSLSACAETYFAQSEQLPTRFSLSFGRAMLPGQGERWRAGGVMLQMMPEASPFAAQGGGSGDKGLLIADDILDGDEAENWHRANTLLDTVEDIELVGPRVQPTDLLVRLFHEETPRVFDPQPVQFGCTCSEDRVRQSLSIYSAKDIGHMTTDEGIVTADCQFCGAHYELDPTTLGFEAEKDPDDDG from the coding sequence ATGTCACTCGGATCGCAGATCGCCTGGGACGATACCGTCCTGCCCTTCCAGCTTGACCGCAGCGATATCCGCGGGCGCGTTGCCCGGCTGGACGGAGTGCTGGATCAGGTGTTGTCGCAGCACAACTATCCCCCGCAGATCGAAGCGCTGGTGGCCGAGGCCGCCCTGCTGACCGCATTGATCGGGCAGACGATCAAGCTGCGCTGGAAACTGTCGCTGCAGATCCGGGGCGATGGCCCCGCACGACTGATCGCGACGGACTATTTCGCCCCGGCCGAGGATGGCGCGCCCGCATGGATCCGCGCCTATGCCAGTTTCGACGAGGACCGGCTTGACCCCGAGGCAAAGCCGTTCGACCTGATCGGCAAGGGCTATTTCGCCGTTCTGATCGACCAGGGGCGGGACATGGTGCCCTATCAGGGGATCACGCCGATTGCGGGCGGTTCGCTGTCTGCCTGTGCGGAAACCTATTTCGCGCAGTCCGAACAGTTGCCGACGCGGTTCTCGCTCAGCTTCGGGCGGGCCATGCTGCCGGGCCAGGGGGAACGCTGGCGCGCGGGCGGCGTGATGCTGCAGATGATGCCCGAGGCCTCTCCCTTTGCGGCACAAGGGGGCGGCAGCGGGGACAAGGGATTGCTGATCGCCGACGACATCCTTGACGGGGACGAGGCGGAGAACTGGCACCGGGCCAACACGCTGCTGGATACGGTTGAGGATATCGAGCTTGTCGGCCCAAGGGTGCAGCCGACCGATCTGCTGGTGCGGCTGTTTCACGAGGAAACGCCCCGGGTTTTCGACCCGCAGCCGGTGCAATTCGGCTGCACCTGTTCCGAGGACCGGGTGCGGCAAAGCCTGTCGATCTACTCGGCCAAGGACATCGGCCACATGACCACGGACGAGGGCATCGTGACCGCCGATTGTCAGTTCTGCGGCGCGCATTACGAGCTTGACCCCACGACGCTGGGCTTCGAGGCGGAGAAAGACCCAGATGACGACGGCTGA
- a CDS encoding LysE family translocator, whose product MLVDPLYLFVFAGLFSPGPNVILLTASGARFGFRRTLPHAAGVVIGVGVTSGLTGLGIGALVLAQPALTVALRVLAAGWILWMAWKLLGAARQAKGQTGDRPFTFAQAVLFQWVNPKVWAVALAAAAGYGAGLGPWGEATRLATAFSGLNLFVCLFWAFAGSLLSVLLSSERAWRLFMGGMALALAASAGLVFL is encoded by the coding sequence ATGCTGGTCGACCCGCTTTACCTGTTCGTCTTTGCCGGGCTGTTTTCCCCGGGGCCCAACGTGATCCTGCTGACCGCGTCGGGCGCGCGGTTCGGGTTCCGGCGGACCTTGCCCCATGCCGCCGGGGTTGTCATCGGGGTTGGCGTGACCTCTGGCCTGACGGGCTTGGGCATCGGCGCGCTGGTCCTAGCGCAGCCGGCGCTCACTGTGGCGTTGCGTGTTCTTGCGGCGGGCTGGATCCTGTGGATGGCTTGGAAACTGCTGGGCGCGGCGCGTCAGGCCAAGGGGCAGACCGGCGACCGGCCCTTTACCTTCGCCCAGGCCGTGCTGTTCCAATGGGTGAACCCCAAGGTCTGGGCGGTGGCATTGGCGGCCGCGGCAGGCTACGGCGCGGGTCTTGGCCCCTGGGGGGAGGCCACGCGGCTGGCCACCGCGTTTTCGGGGCTGAACCTCTTCGTTTGCCTGTTCTGGGCCTTCGCCGGGTCGTTGCTGAGCGTCCTGTTGTCGAGCGAACGCGCATGGCGGCTGTTCATGGGCGGCATGGCCCTTGCCCTTGCGGCATCGGCGGGCTTGGTATTTCTCTGA
- a CDS encoding PP2C family protein-serine/threonine phosphatase → MNIQSEPGTADNGEARLVRLVLLVDDSRLQRRILRASLERWGYTVVECGSAEDALEVCRSQPVDLIISDWMMPGMDGPEFCEAFRALPRESYGYFILLTSKSETVEMVHGLDVGADEFLTKPVNASELRARIASGERILRMEHQLREKNRLLSSTLAELQGLYDAIDRDLIEARKLQQSLVRERSTRFGESELSLLLRPCGHVGGDLVGFFPAGEDKIGLYSVDVSGHGISSAMITARLAGLLGSRSAEQNIALDLDDDWTVVARRPEKVAEHLNRLFLEEIETEHYFTLLLAIVTIETGHVDFVQAGHPHPAVQHADGSVEFIGHGGLPVGLIPGAEFESGEIVLQPGDRLFLTSDGITECEAPTGEQLGDDGLCRLMKANSDAAGEDFFVAFLRDLTTFAGVTEFSDDISGVLFDFGRSHGA, encoded by the coding sequence GTGAATATCCAGTCAGAACCCGGCACTGCAGACAATGGCGAGGCGCGCTTGGTGCGCCTTGTCCTGCTGGTTGACGACAGTCGCCTGCAGCGGCGCATCCTGCGCGCTTCGCTGGAGCGTTGGGGATATACCGTCGTCGAATGCGGATCGGCGGAAGACGCGCTGGAGGTCTGCCGCAGCCAGCCCGTCGATCTGATCATCAGCGACTGGATGATGCCCGGCATGGACGGGCCGGAGTTCTGCGAGGCCTTTCGCGCCCTGCCGCGGGAAAGCTATGGCTATTTCATCCTGCTGACGTCGAAATCGGAAACGGTGGAAATGGTCCATGGCCTGGACGTCGGGGCGGATGAATTCCTGACCAAGCCCGTGAATGCCAGCGAGTTGCGGGCGCGGATCGCCTCGGGTGAGCGGATCCTGCGCATGGAACATCAGTTGCGCGAAAAGAACCGGCTGCTGAGTTCGACACTGGCGGAATTGCAGGGCCTATACGATGCGATCGACCGCGACCTGATCGAGGCGCGGAAACTGCAACAATCGCTGGTGCGCGAACGCAGCACCCGGTTTGGCGAGTCCGAGCTTTCGCTGCTTTTGCGGCCTTGCGGCCATGTGGGGGGGGATCTTGTCGGGTTCTTTCCGGCCGGGGAAGACAAGATCGGGCTCTACTCCGTCGATGTGTCGGGCCATGGCATCAGTTCGGCGATGATCACGGCGCGTCTGGCCGGGCTCTTGGGGTCGCGGTCGGCGGAACAGAACATCGCGCTCGACCTCGACGATGACTGGACGGTTGTCGCGCGGCGACCGGAAAAGGTGGCAGAGCACCTGAACCGCCTGTTCCTGGAGGAGATCGAGACCGAACACTACTTCACGCTTTTGCTGGCCATCGTCACGATCGAGACGGGCCATGTCGATTTCGTGCAGGCAGGGCATCCGCATCCGGCGGTGCAGCACGCCGATGGCAGTGTCGAGTTCATCGGGCATGGCGGCCTGCCGGTCGGCCTGATCCCCGGGGCGGAGTTCGAATCGGGAGAGATCGTGCTGCAACCGGGCGACCGGCTATTCCTGACCTCCGACGGGATCACCGAATGCGAAGCACCCACCGGCGAACAGCTTGGCGATGACGGGCTATGCCGCCTGATGAAGGCGAATTCCGATGCGGCGGGGGAAGACTTCTTCGTGGCCTTCCTGCGCGACCTGACGACCTTTGCCGGGGTCACCGAGTTTTCCGACGATATCTCGGGCGTGCTGTTCGACTTCGGCCGGTCGCACGGGGCGTGA
- a CDS encoding NUDIX hydrolase, whose amino-acid sequence MIRRFGERIDGRQRYRLRPGAYAVLARGESLLITHQEHPTPEFQLPGGGIDPGESPVAALHREVYEETGWTIAAPRRLGAFRRFTYMPEYDLWAEKLCTIYLARPVRALGDPIEPDHIALWMPAEEALDRLGNAGDRHFVARFLGLAR is encoded by the coding sequence ATGATCAGACGGTTCGGTGAACGGATAGACGGACGGCAACGCTATCGCCTGCGGCCGGGGGCCTATGCGGTTCTGGCGCGGGGGGAGTCGCTCCTCATCACGCATCAGGAACATCCAACACCCGAATTCCAGTTGCCCGGTGGCGGGATCGATCCCGGCGAATCCCCCGTAGCGGCCCTGCACCGCGAAGTGTACGAGGAAACCGGCTGGACCATCGCGGCGCCGCGGCGGCTGGGGGCCTTTCGGCGTTTCACCTATATGCCCGAATACGATCTCTGGGCGGAAAAGCTGTGCACGATTTACCTGGCCCGGCCCGTCCGCGCCCTTGGCGACCCGATAGAGCCGGACCACATCGCGCTCTGGATGCCGGCGGAAGAGGCGCTCGACCGGCTTGGCAACGCGGGCGACCGGCATTTCGTGGCACGATTCCTCGGCCTCGCCAGATAG